A single region of the Pontibacter kalidii genome encodes:
- a CDS encoding TonB-dependent receptor, with amino-acid sequence MVLWIFLALFLFAAHTVAGANTAEAKTLYDTYVTISARNEPIKNIIAEIERETDFSIAYNSGVFDVSKRISLEVKEESLDKVFRKMLEGYNGSVKQLDDTHIIIRVEQPDLNQNPRQDGKTVQEPTIIISGKVQEESGSALPGVSVHVKGTTRGTTTDAEGRFTLEVRQGATLVFSYIGFLAQEIPVGNAATLNVVMRPDVKVLNEVVVVGYGTKRRDEVIGAVATVPVEDIDSRTYSNTAEVLQGTVPGVTVVNNGGSPTSSPTFKIRGIGSINDESPLLVVDGVVYNGSINAINPKDIESISVLKDASAAIYGARASGGVVLITTKRGTKGTPRVSINYQQGIQQVGKKLEALNAAEFADVVNKVRAEGNLSPDPAFDPAIFPDARTTKTVWMDEIFQTGKVYDLTASISGGSDKSSFFVSGGYRKNEGILLNTHSSKLSGRINSSFKLRDNITIGENFSYSLTNGQSGNTTSAQEGTILTAIFYPPNATIYREDGSGKFGGVPAQYSGSYGDVINPVAYLKRLDIDNPVNEVMLNPYLEWDIIPGLKFRSNWSYTRIKNDVKQFKTKITEPGKIFNFNELTQGSSTFTSFLNEQTLQYDWSFGSDHNFNVLVGHTFEKWANENFGVTATGFENELDNLRYLDNSTQAISIGKYYGSGSESALASYLGRLNYAYKGKYLLDATIRRDGTSKLTSKNRWEWYPSLSAGWVLSKEGFLSGVDVISNLKLRASWGRIGNLGVLGDYAFSIPLSKTQGLLGETATIVPGFAETQLSNPNLKWEVSEQTNIGLDFGLFNEHFIGSLDVFSKVNEQMQLSQVLPGVAGTPRGQIINAGKMKNRGLEAGLTYQNTVGDFSYSFTGNMAFLDNELVELYDGSTSFMTGSRVRSLPQPNIAMVGEAFNSFYGYRTAGLFRSDEEAAGYVNQEGERYQPNARGGDIRFVDIDGDGSINSDDQVVLGNPFPEVSFSLNGNFAYKGFDLNVFFQGVRGNEVFNAVKYTGLNASFPGYNMLSEIKGAWTPQNPDSSIPRISYTDANNNFGRISDFYIEDGSYLRLKNLTLGYTLPESLLKGIQPRFYLTAQNLFTITDYSGMDPEVGLSNQGLDLGMYPVAKTYLIGVDLTF; translated from the coding sequence TTGGTACTCTGGATATTTTTAGCACTGTTTTTATTTGCAGCGCATACCGTAGCCGGTGCCAATACGGCTGAGGCCAAAACGCTTTATGACACTTATGTGACCATCAGCGCCAGGAACGAGCCGATCAAGAACATCATCGCCGAGATAGAGCGCGAGACGGACTTCTCCATCGCCTATAATTCCGGGGTGTTTGATGTAAGTAAAAGAATCTCCCTGGAAGTGAAAGAAGAGTCCCTGGACAAAGTATTCAGGAAGATGCTGGAGGGGTACAACGGCTCAGTGAAACAGCTCGACGACACACACATCATCATTCGGGTTGAGCAGCCTGACCTCAACCAAAACCCACGCCAGGACGGCAAAACGGTACAGGAACCGACGATTATCATTTCCGGGAAAGTACAGGAAGAAAGCGGTTCGGCTCTGCCAGGGGTAAGCGTGCATGTGAAAGGTACCACCCGGGGAACCACAACTGACGCCGAGGGACGCTTTACGCTAGAGGTGCGGCAAGGTGCCACCCTTGTGTTCAGCTACATCGGCTTTCTCGCTCAGGAAATACCTGTGGGCAACGCTGCCACTCTGAATGTAGTGATGCGCCCTGATGTGAAGGTGCTCAACGAAGTGGTGGTGGTAGGCTACGGCACAAAGCGACGGGACGAGGTGATCGGAGCGGTAGCCACAGTGCCTGTGGAGGATATCGACAGCAGAACCTACAGTAATACCGCAGAGGTGCTGCAGGGAACAGTGCCGGGCGTTACGGTGGTAAACAACGGCGGTAGCCCCACCTCCAGCCCTACGTTCAAGATCAGGGGTATCGGCTCCATTAACGACGAAAGCCCGCTGCTGGTAGTAGACGGAGTGGTGTACAATGGGTCGATCAACGCAATCAACCCGAAGGATATTGAAAGCATCAGCGTACTGAAAGACGCCTCGGCGGCTATCTATGGTGCCAGAGCCTCCGGTGGCGTGGTCCTGATCACTACCAAGCGTGGAACCAAGGGTACCCCCCGCGTAAGTATAAACTATCAGCAGGGCATCCAGCAAGTAGGCAAAAAGCTGGAGGCCTTGAATGCAGCGGAGTTTGCGGACGTAGTGAACAAGGTGAGGGCCGAAGGCAACCTGTCGCCGGACCCGGCCTTCGATCCAGCCATCTTCCCCGATGCCCGCACCACAAAAACCGTCTGGATGGACGAGATCTTCCAGACCGGAAAAGTATATGACCTGACGGCCTCTATAAGCGGAGGTTCGGATAAGTCGTCTTTCTTTGTGTCAGGTGGTTATCGTAAGAATGAGGGCATCCTGCTGAACACGCACTCCAGCAAGTTATCAGGCCGCATCAACTCTTCCTTCAAATTACGTGATAACATAACCATTGGGGAGAATTTCTCCTACTCCCTTACAAACGGCCAGTCCGGCAACACTACCAGTGCGCAGGAAGGCACTATCCTGACGGCCATTTTCTACCCTCCGAATGCCACGATTTACCGTGAGGACGGCTCCGGGAAGTTTGGCGGGGTGCCTGCGCAGTACTCCGGTTCTTACGGAGATGTGATCAACCCGGTGGCTTACCTGAAACGCCTGGACATCGACAACCCGGTAAACGAGGTGATGCTTAACCCATACCTGGAGTGGGACATCATTCCCGGGCTGAAGTTTAGAAGCAACTGGAGCTATACCCGCATCAAAAACGATGTGAAGCAGTTTAAAACCAAGATCACGGAGCCGGGTAAGATCTTCAACTTCAATGAGCTAACCCAAGGAAGCAGCACCTTCACCTCCTTTTTGAATGAGCAGACCCTGCAGTATGACTGGAGCTTCGGTTCGGATCATAACTTCAATGTACTGGTAGGCCATACGTTCGAGAAGTGGGCCAATGAAAATTTTGGGGTAACAGCCACTGGCTTCGAAAACGAGCTGGATAACCTGCGCTACCTGGATAACTCCACACAGGCCATCTCCATCGGCAAGTACTATGGTAGCGGGTCTGAAAGCGCGCTGGCATCTTACCTGGGCCGTTTGAACTACGCCTACAAAGGAAAATACCTGCTGGACGCCACCATCCGAAGAGACGGTACCTCAAAACTAACGAGCAAAAACCGCTGGGAGTGGTACCCTTCCCTGTCTGCAGGCTGGGTTCTTTCAAAAGAAGGCTTCCTGTCTGGCGTGGATGTAATCTCAAACCTGAAGCTGCGTGCCAGCTGGGGTAGAATCGGTAACCTGGGTGTGCTTGGTGACTATGCCTTCAGCATCCCGCTATCCAAAACACAGGGTTTGCTGGGCGAAACAGCCACCATCGTACCGGGCTTTGCCGAGACACAGTTATCTAACCCGAACCTGAAGTGGGAGGTGTCGGAGCAGACGAACATAGGCCTTGATTTCGGTCTGTTTAACGAGCACTTTATCGGTAGCCTGGACGTGTTCTCGAAAGTGAATGAGCAGATGCAGCTGAGCCAGGTACTACCGGGTGTTGCCGGTACACCAAGAGGGCAGATCATCAACGCCGGTAAAATGAAGAACCGTGGCCTGGAGGCTGGATTGACATACCAGAACACTGTTGGCGACTTTAGCTACAGCTTTACCGGTAATATGGCCTTCCTGGACAACGAGTTGGTGGAGCTCTACGATGGTAGCACTTCATTCATGACGGGTTCCCGTGTCAGAAGCCTTCCGCAGCCAAACATCGCGATGGTAGGTGAGGCGTTCAACTCCTTCTATGGCTACAGAACCGCTGGCCTGTTCCGGTCTGACGAAGAGGCTGCAGGCTATGTGAACCAGGAAGGCGAACGCTACCAGCCCAATGCACGCGGAGGAGACATCAGGTTTGTCGACATCGACGGGGACGGTTCTATCAACAGCGACGACCAAGTAGTGCTGGGCAACCCGTTCCCCGAAGTGAGCTTCAGCCTGAACGGAAACTTTGCCTACAAAGGCTTTGACCTGAACGTGTTCTTCCAGGGCGTGCGTGGCAACGAGGTATTTAACGCGGTGAAGTATACCGGCCTGAATGCCTCCTTCCCCGGCTACAACATGCTGAGCGAGATTAAAGGTGCCTGGACGCCGCAGAACCCGGACTCCTCTATACCGCGCATCTCTTACACGGATGCCAACAATAACTTCGGCAGAATCTCTGACTTCTACATTGAGGATGGCTCCTACCTGCGACTCAAGAACCTCACGCTTGGTTATACGTTGCCTGAGAGCCTGCTCAAAGGTATACAACCACGGTTTTACCTGACTGCCCAGAACCTGTTTACCATTACCGACTACTCGGGAATGGACCCAGAGGTAGGGCTGAGCAACCAAGGCCTGGATCTGGGCATGTACCCTGTCGCCAAGACATACCTGATCGGAGTGGACCTTACCTTTTAA
- a CDS encoding FecR family protein, whose product MGTTSDTAKAKALLRRYLAGQCTAQERTQVEKWYAAFEEGALPDKELELASIREVEEKLKVAISGDGEGARLRILPLQALLKVAAVLALVVTAALTYYKYKPDGQALQHLPTEIVTQNRERKVLQLRDGSVVHLNSGSRLVIQPNFGKSSIEVFLTGEAFFDVVSDTERPFIVKTPAISTRVLGTSFNVQAYDNESTASVAVAEGKVSVAKEKQESGNPFDEKLFPGRKLTFVKAEGMYEVSDANVEQLSAWRHGLSYFDNEPIEAIARKLERKYDLEISVTGDVKPECRYTFWISDEPIEKVLEILSRVAGITYTIQSNTILINTEACSSITPLGK is encoded by the coding sequence ATGGGAACAACATCGGACACCGCCAAAGCAAAGGCCCTGCTCAGAAGATACCTGGCCGGCCAGTGCACCGCGCAGGAGCGGACGCAGGTAGAGAAATGGTACGCTGCCTTTGAGGAGGGGGCGCTACCTGATAAGGAGCTGGAGCTGGCGTCCATACGTGAGGTGGAGGAAAAACTAAAAGTTGCCATAAGTGGTGATGGTGAAGGCGCCAGGCTACGCATCTTACCCCTACAGGCACTATTGAAAGTTGCAGCTGTATTGGCGCTGGTAGTAACGGCCGCACTTACCTATTATAAGTATAAACCCGACGGCCAAGCGCTGCAGCACCTCCCTACAGAAATAGTAACTCAAAACAGGGAGCGTAAAGTGCTTCAGCTGCGGGATGGATCGGTGGTTCATCTTAACTCTGGCTCTAGGCTTGTTATCCAACCTAATTTCGGCAAATCCTCAATAGAGGTGTTCCTGACCGGGGAGGCTTTCTTTGATGTGGTATCAGATACCGAACGCCCATTTATTGTCAAAACACCTGCTATATCAACACGCGTACTTGGCACCTCTTTTAACGTGCAGGCCTACGACAACGAAAGTACAGCCTCTGTAGCGGTTGCCGAGGGCAAAGTGAGTGTGGCAAAGGAGAAGCAGGAGAGCGGTAACCCCTTTGATGAGAAACTATTCCCGGGCCGGAAGTTAACCTTTGTCAAGGCCGAGGGAATGTATGAAGTGAGCGACGCTAATGTGGAACAACTCAGCGCCTGGCGTCATGGGCTATCCTATTTTGATAACGAACCTATTGAGGCTATTGCCAGGAAACTGGAAAGAAAGTATGACCTTGAGATAAGTGTAACAGGGGATGTAAAACCCGAATGCAGGTACACTTTTTGGATCAGCGACGAACCCATCGAGAAAGTACTGGAAATACTGTCGCGCGTAGCCGGCATCACCTATACTATTCAATCAAACACCATCTTAATCAACACAGAAGCATGTAGCAGCATCACACCTCTTGGAAAGTAG
- a CDS encoding RNA polymerase sigma factor, which yields MKNLPDTDLFKLVQQDNERAFTILFDRYKVIVFRHVFKRVGAEFEASEILQNIFLSLWKNRSRINIEDSLGPYLMGAARNSVMALYASSQKELKRAHLLLEQPAQLTYPQEEYLVAEELEQQLRRELSKMPETMKKAFELSRYEDLTVREIAAALNLSEQTVKNNLSLALQRLRGKLKVSHFVHVSPFLHFLS from the coding sequence ATGAAAAACTTACCTGATACTGATTTATTTAAGCTAGTCCAGCAGGACAATGAACGGGCATTCACCATCCTGTTCGACCGTTACAAGGTCATTGTTTTCCGCCACGTGTTCAAGCGAGTAGGGGCAGAGTTTGAGGCTAGCGAGATACTCCAGAACATCTTCCTATCCCTTTGGAAGAACAGGAGCAGGATTAACATCGAAGATAGTTTAGGACCTTACCTGATGGGGGCGGCTCGTAACAGCGTGATGGCCCTATACGCCAGCAGCCAGAAAGAGCTGAAGCGGGCGCACCTGTTGCTCGAGCAGCCTGCACAGTTAACTTACCCGCAGGAGGAGTACCTGGTGGCCGAGGAGCTAGAGCAGCAGCTGAGGCGGGAGCTCTCCAAGATGCCTGAAACCATGAAGAAGGCCTTTGAGCTAAGCAGGTACGAGGATCTGACTGTGCGTGAGATAGCCGCTGCCCTTAATCTTTCTGAGCAGACGGTGAAGAACAACCTCAGCCTGGCCCTGCAGCGCCTGCGCGGAAAGCTCAAGGTGAGCCACTTTGTGCACGTTTCCCCTTTTCTTCATTTTTTGAGCTAA